The nucleotide sequence GTTTTGTGTCCATCACTTGGATGAAGGTTTTGGAGTTGTCATGGTTTGAAACTGAGATGCCGGTCACAGACGCATGCACTGGGGACTAGGTTGCTGTGCAGAGAGCTTTTGTGGAGTGATTGACAAGGGCTCTGGCCTCAGTAATGGATAAGCCCTTGATGGGTGTGTAGGCGGCATTACTGACAGACGGACAGACATGGGAAGCAGTCTGACTGGAAGAAGCCTGTTTGTGGGTTGTGCTCTCCAACGCCTCTCACCCTGGCCCCTTCTgctctccccattctctttctGGCCACCACAAGATGATGAGTCCACGCCCACCTGTTTTGGCTACCACACTGTTTTCTGCCCAAGCACAGGGTTGGCCAGTGACTGTGCCACACTGAGCCATAACAAATTGGTTTTGGCCTTTTAAGTTTTTTCTTATGTCTTTTGGTCATAGCACCAAAAGTCTAACAGATACAGGATCCTGCCTGGGCACAAACATTTAATGGCACTGGACCCCCTCATTATTCACATCTGACAAAAATTCTGGTCAGAGCAACTGTAGGGAGTGTGGGAAAGCAGCAAAGGACCCAGCCTGGGGCCTGTGGGACACAGGTGTGACCTTCCTGCGCATACCAGCAGTGGCCTGGTGCTGACAGCATTTTCCAATACTTTCATTTCTAAGTCTGGAAAGGAAGCCATGAGCCAGGAGACAGTTTAAGGCCTCAGAGCACAGCACCCAGTTCCTGATGGGACCGTGTTACATTCTGACTGACGTCGATGGACGTTGCCCCATAAACCAGACTGTGCCCCAGTGTTTTACACACCGTGGAACACCATTCTCCAAATGCTAAAGCTTATTCCCATGACTATCCTTTGTCCAGACAAGTTGCTACCAGCAGGTGACAGGGTTGAGCCCCTGGGGACTGAGGCCACAGAATTATCACGACAAGCTCTTTAGCTACGTCCTTCCTGAGGTTGGACACTGGACCTCCTGTAGGTCCATGTGGGTGCCTGGTATATAGCAGGTTACTTCAGGATCCGCTGTGAGGAGGAGGGCCAGTAGTTCCTGTATTCCCGGGGAATATTCAGCATATGACCCCCTGGAAAAGAGtgagtgggacacacacacacacacacacacacatatacactttacCCTGGAGGGTCATAGCCAGACTCTGTTCTCTGTCTTTAAATAACTTACatacgtgtgtacatgtgtgtttgtgtatgtgtgcgacTGGGTGCTGTGACATGTGAGTGCAGACACACCTAGAGCTGTCAGAGGACAGTTTCTGAGAGTCAGTACTCTCCTTTCACGCTGAGTTCCAGGATGGAACTCGGGCCATTGGTCTTGCATGGCAGAACCCTTACCCACAGAGCGATTTCACTGGCCCACGGCTCTGTTTCTTCTCCTACTTGACCTGGCCTGGCCCACCAATCGGTGGCCTTAGTCCCTTACCATCCCGCCCCCTCCTCGCCAGCAGGGGGCAACTTGGCTCTCATTGGCTACACGTTTCCTTGGAGACAGACACCGGCCATCCAAACAGAGTGCTGAGCTTCAGGAAGAAgaaccttccttccctcccctgggCCCCCTAGCATGAGGGACCTGCTGAACCCTTCCAACCAGGCCTTCTGGGGGGAGCGAATAAAGAAGGAGGTGGTTATTCGGACCACCTGGAATGCCCGCTATGGACACAAGTACCTGAAAGAGGGGTCCAAGACCAAGGCCAGAAGTCAGGCCCGGCAGGCCCCTTTTGGGTCAGTCTTGAAAGCAGGCCCATTGCCTTCCAAAAGCTCCCCTGTCAGAAAAGAGGCACGAATAGGATGGACAGAGACCAGCGGAGTCCTGGGAAACAGAGTGTGGCAGGCCAGAAAAAGTCTTCAGCACACAGCAGCTCAGGGTAGGCCAGAGGACTTAGAAATGAAGCCTCCCACCTCAGCGACTCTGAAGCTGCTCTTCCAAGGCATCTCCCATGACGGCCAGGGCCGGACCCTGTACCTCAGGGAGCGGCATCAAGTGATACCGGAGAAGAAGTACAAGTACCCGATGGTGTCTTCCTGGGAGTATGGCTGGCACGTGGGTAAGACCATTACACTCTTGCCATTCTGGGCTGTTGGAAGGCTGGactgaccttcctcctcagcctcaGTCTTTACTTCCTCCCTCCTGACACAAAGAACCAAACCAGCTCACCACCCTGCCAGCAGACCAGGAGACTTCTTACCTGAAGGCTGGTGTCTGGCCTGGTTTCTAGAACATACCCTGCACCTTCCCCTTTCTCTTACCAGGCTAGGAGCTTCCTGCCCTAAGGAGCCTTCCCAGAGTCCTCCAGGCATAGTAACTGAGCCCACTTGGTGCCTCTGCATCTTGGTGAGGCTACAGAACCGCACTAGAACCGCCAAGTCAGCAGTCTGTGTGCCCGTTGGGCCTGGAGGGCTTCTTGGGTTCCAAGATTTCCTGGTTTATTTTTTCACAGCCTCCCAGCTGCCTGCTTGGAACTGACACTGAGTGGCTGTGAAATGAATGTATACGGACTTGTCAAACGTGGTGGTGCACAGTTGTAACTCAAGCactcgagagagagagagatcaggagttcaaagtcagtctcaGCTCTGTCTGGCATGAGTcagagctacatgagacctgtctcaaaaaaaaaaaaaaaaaaaaaacaaaacctcaaaaccaaatgtgaacaacaaaacaagaccatTGTTTGGAATGGGGTTGGGGCGATCTCACATCCTGATTCTACTGCTTCTGGACAAGGTGATCTCATGAAAACATTCACTTCTCGGGGCCTTGGTTTCTATATCTGAGAAATGGGAATAACCTGTTTCCTTTTGTCTCAGCATTTTGAGGAAGTCGTATGGGAAAGTACCTGGGACAGGAGCTTGGATCACAAAGCCCTGTGAGATGTGACCTCTGTGGAATTCTCCTGGGTCGGCCCATAGAGGCAGAGCAGGACTCTGAATCCCAACTTTCCCCTCAAAGGATCTTGGGGGCGATCAGGCTGAGAAGGCAAACTCAGCCTGAGCTGGAAGTCTGCTTTCTTTGTTCATTTGAGAGATTCCTCTGAGCAACTGATGTACACCAGGCACTTTGACAGGGTCCCTTCACAGAGGCAGATAAGTAGATATATGCTGTAGCGACCGGCAGCAGGCACGGTGTGAGGTGGGTTTCCTTTCCAGACCGTTACTGGCCATAGGAGTCAGTTGTTAAAGGCACGGGGCTGGAATCCAGAGCACTGCACACATTTAGCCCAGTGCTCCACACCAAATGGTGGCCAGACCCCCAGAAGCCGCCGATGCTGCTGGTCTGTGAACCACACTGACTGTATGCAAGAGTAAGAGTGAACTTGGGATATGGGGATCAGGACTGGGAGGCTACCCTGGCAGACAAGTAATAAGGAAGCCCCACTACAGAGTCCTGTCCTGGGTCGCGAGTCTGCACGGTCTCTTCCAAGAAGGACCTGACTTCTTATATTCACAGAGAGCATCTCAGTGTAAGTGCCCGGCGTCTTCCTCTCCTGCTCTGTCTCACAGGCTCATGTTCGCTGTCTGTGAAGCCACTGTGTGCGTAGGttttacaaatgcacacacaggaTACAAAGGTAACATAACTTTTGTATGAGTAACTGTGGCATGGAGTACCACCCAGACCTCAGAGTATCAGCAGCCGTGCTGGGAGCCTGACTCGGAGTGCCCCCCTGTTGCTAGGGTGGCGTTGGATCACAACCAGAAGGCAGTCCATTGTCAGCTTAGGCCCACAGTCGCCCCAGAATCTCCAGGACATTTCATAAGCCTCTCGCCTTACACCTTGGACCCAAACCCAATGCAGGTGTCACCTGGGGAACACCCTCTGCTGACTGATACTGTCCCAGAGGTGGCTCGTCCCAGAGGGTTCAAAGAAGGCCCAGGGAAGAGTATAGGGACATGATCTGGGTCGCAGGTAGTCAGTcaaaaatgtatacacacacacatacacacacacacaccagcagcctGATGCCTCAGATatagtaagtgctcaataaagTGGTAACAAGCATAGTTATTagtgttattgttattattattaaattatgatTATTGTTATTGGTTCAACAGGCAGAATTTGCAGTGGTGGGCATCTGGGGAGCTAGCTTAGCCTTGGGCAGCCCTTAGAGACCTTCCTGTACAGTGGGATGAGGGAGGAACCGCCCtgacaggagcaggagcaggagtaGGAAGCCTGGTACGTGAGCTTAGGCTTGTGTGAGGAGCCCAAGTGGCAAATGACTTGAGTGCTGACCAAAACAGATCTTGGCCAGGTCTGTGCAAGGCCTTGAGTTTCCGCCATGCTGTGCAGCCTCTAGCTGTTAGATCGTAAGGAGGTGTGAGCATCCTCAGAACACTGAAAGGCAGTAGCTGTTCCTGAGTGACAGAAGacatgccccctccccatttaACAGCACATTACTGCTGACCCCCAACTGTATGGGGGGAGGTGCTAGCAGGAAAATCGT is from Apodemus sylvaticus chromosome 8, mApoSyl1.1, whole genome shotgun sequence and encodes:
- the LOC127690910 gene encoding protein ATP6V1FNB encodes the protein MRDLLNPSNQAFWGERIKKEVVIRTTWNARYGHKYLKEGSKTKARSQARQAPFGSVLKAGPLPSKSSPVRKEARIGWTETSGVLGNRVWQARKSLQHTAAQGRPEDLEMKPPTSATLKLLFQGISHDGQGRTLYLRERHQVIPEKKYKYPMVSSWEYGWHVGDVMKDYKTPAHAKTHPISKSFYIKNGIFPNPRRSDDIM